From the genome of Vigna angularis cultivar LongXiaoDou No.4 chromosome 11, ASM1680809v1, whole genome shotgun sequence, one region includes:
- the LOC108333736 gene encoding putative germin-like protein 9-2 yields the protein MIIMSSTTFKVLTLIISVFSIMQISSAGDPDILTDFIVPPNTTLDGNFFTFTGFRSLFSSSTLSGFKVQKASKAEFPALDGQSVSYAVLEFPGGSVNPPHTHPRSAELLFNVQGSLQVGFVDTTNKLFTQTLQTGDVFVFPKGLVHFQYNSDTQKPAVAISAFGSASAGTVSIPTTLFNTSIDDNVLALAFKTDVATIQTLKKGFAP from the coding sequence atgataatcaTGTCTTCCACCACCTTTAAAGTACTGACACTGATCATATCAGTTTTCAGCATCATGCAGATATCTTCTGCTGGTGATCCTGACATCCTCACTGACTTCATAGTCCCTCCCAACACCACTCTTGATGGCAACTTCTTCACCTTCACAGGCTTCCGTTCCTTGTTTTCATCGAGCACTCTCTCAGGTTTCAAAGTGCAGAAAGCAAGCAAAGCAGAATTTCCTGCTCTTGATGGACAAAGTGTCTCGTATGCAGTGCTTGAATTCCCTGGTGGGAGTGTGAACCCTCCACACACGCACCCTCGTTCTGCAGAGTTACTTTTCAACGTTCAGGGTTCCCTTCAAGTGGGGTTTGTGGACACAACCAATAAGCTCTTCACTCAGACACTACAAACTGGAGACGTGTTTGTGTTCCCAAAGGGTCTGGTGCACTTCCAGTACAATTCGGATACGCAGAAGCCTGCAGTGGCCATATCTGCCTTTGGAAGTGCCAGTGCTGGGACTGTGTCCATTCCCACCACTCTCTTTAACACCTCCATTGATGACAATGTTTTGGCTTTGGCCTTCAAGACTGATGTTGCCACCATTCAAACTTTGAAGAAAGGCTTTGCTCCCTAA